The Rosa chinensis cultivar Old Blush chromosome 7, RchiOBHm-V2, whole genome shotgun sequence DNA segment TTGAGCTACAAAAACGACACAAATCTCCCACCGTGAATTTGCGGGAGAATCTGACCGCTCCTCTGGCAAGCGCTTCCAGAGAAGCACCTCCCTGCAATCGTTTCAAGTTCACAAGCACAAAAGCAAATTTGAACACTAAATATTCAAAAACACAAACGCAAATTGCATCCAAATGATAACCAACTCAATCGGAAAATTGCAGAAGATGAATACCTCGATGGCGTTCTTGAGGAGGAGGTCGTCTTCCGGGCTCCACGGCGGCGCCGAAGCCGTCGCTGCCATGCGGATCTGGCGTCTCCGATAAGATAATGTCTGAAATTACAGCGATGAGGGAAATGGTGTACCTGGGTAAAGTTGAGAGCTTGAAGCTGGGAAACCGGTCTCGGGGCTCGCCGCTGCCTCACCGTCCCGGAGAATCCAACTCCACCACCTTCAAGCTCCGACGTAGAGCCCCGTCTTCTCCAGTGCACGGATCGtgttttgtttcgatttaatcAGAAATTGAAGGGTGAGGgaggagagactgagagagtgaaAGGGAGATTTCAGATTTCAGTGAAGGCCTATCGGATCTGGGTTTATCAATTTCTGAAATTTGGGGCTTAGACTGAGAGAGGGAGGCTGAGGTCGACAAGCAAACAGATGGTATCAaacaatttagggtttttttttttaatatttaatttattattataaCACCCAATCATGGACTGACATGTGGCAACTGCTACAGTTCGGGTCGGTTtgggctttcgggccctgaaaatatgaaacccgagaccgaaccgattacatgaattcgggtcgggctttagaccgaaccgaaaatttcaattctaaaaccgaaccgaatcgggcttttttccTCTGTTCGGGTCGGTTCCTCAGTCtttcgggtccggacgcccaCCCCTACTCCTACCAAGCCATCAATCCAGACCTTCACCTTGTCCCCAGGCCCAGACCAGATCAAATTGACAAACCGATCCAAACGATCACCACGCCCCCCAATCTCACAACCGCAGTGGTGACAAAGTAACAACTATCTAATCGGGATACCACCAGTTGCCACTGCAACCCTCAAACCCATGCTTAGaaccctggacttctaattgaCGTTTTTTGTGAAATCTGCTTACAGTACGTGCTGGCTTGAGACATATCCCCTTCCCACCTCTAAATGGTAATTCATTTGGCATCTTCGGGTTCCTCCAAAAGATCAAGATTTTTTTTGCTTGTTTTCTCAATGTAAAATTTTTACCGAtgagcaaagaaaaagaagaaatttaacTAATGATTATTCATGCCCTTTTTGCATCGATCCTCTGGAGTCTTCACTTCACACCCTCTACAGTTGCCCTTAAGCAACGTTGACATAGAGCAGCATTCCCTCCCCTCCATTGCTCgccattctttttctttcaactTTGAGGATTCGTTATTTACAAATATGAGTTTGAAACCTGAATTCCAACTCTAATCAGTGGAAGGGCATATTTACTAATGCTTGTTGCATGTCTAAATGGAGATGTTTTGATGCTCAATTCAAAACTCCTttcaatacaaaaaaaaaatttgaagattaGTTTTCGTGCCAATTAGTAGACATCCACGAGATCAAGTTGTTATGGCATGGCCTCCCCCTTGTGTTAGAGTCGCCAAAATTAATGTTGAtggttttagacttttagatTAGCTTCTTTTGGTGGAATTGAAGTTGGGGGATTACTCCAAAATAGTCGTGGCATGGGGATTGGAAATTAGGTTTCTCTAGGGCTAGGTACATGATAAATTTGGCAATGGAGCCATGGGCATTGTATTTTGGTTTAAGATCTCcggttttaattttaattgattCATTGTGGAATCTAATTCTTCTCTTATGACGAATTTGATGAAAATGCAGTGAGATGAGACTCATCCTCCCCACAGCTTACTATTGATTTACAagacaacttaaaatttaaatGAAACATACCTGCACGAAATGTAACATGGATGTTGATGCATATATTTTCTGTTAATCACTGAGTCAGTAGTGTCTAAAACTTACACTAGACATGAACTATTTCCATCATCGTCGAAATACGAAATTGTCAGCTCTAAACCTGTTATACCTTTCAATTCCACTGCTGAGTGGAAGCTAAAGAAGAATTTGATCATAGAAGACATTAAGGCTCTTATGTTCACCATGGACTCCTAACCATCCTAAAAGTATAACTATATAGCTCATTACCATGGACTTCCTAATCCTAAAAGTTTAACTCATTGTATTGCTAAGTTCGCTCTCAATGAGCACCTGTATTGAATTTGTGTCAAAATGGATAAACAATGGTTATGATTttcaatcgaaaaaaaaaaaaaaaaaaatcacattggTCTGTCGTTTAGATAGCGTACGACTTGTCAACTTACAAATCCAACCTAACCACTTCCGTCCAAACGACAAGTATTTTACAGAAGCTCACCCAGCGAGTGAGTACCCCTCACTCCACTTCCTCCAGCCGCCTCCATTTCCTTATTCTCAAAATTCCCGATGGCCGCCACCTCCCTCTCCATCTCCCCAAACCCTAGCTTCACCACTACCTCCTCTCACAaaccctctccctctctctcaaccCCAACCCACCTCAAATTCCCAACCAGCACCTCCTCTCCCATCCCCGCCAAATCCCTATCCACCCTTCACCTCTCCCAAACCCCACCCCACGCGCCACCTTCTCCACACGCGCCTCCGCCGCAGCCTCCACCACTCCCTCTACCACCTTCCACGGCCTCTGCTACGTCGTCGGCGACAACATCGACACCGACCAGATCATCCCCGCCGAGTACCTCACCCTCGTCCCCTCCAACCCCTCCGAGTACGAGAAGCTCGGCTCCTACGCCCTCTGCGGCCTCCCGGCGTCCTACTCCACGCGATTCGTCGACCCCAACGAGACCAAGTCCAAGTACTCCATCGTCATCGGCGGCGCCAACTTCGGCTGCGGCTCGTCCCGCGAGCACGCGCCGGTGGCTCTCGGCGCGGCCGGAGTCGCGGCGGTGGTGGCGGAGTCGTACGCGCGCATCTTTTTCAGGAACTCGGTGGCCACCGGCGAGGTGTACCCGCTGGAATCGGAGACGAGGATTTGCGAGGAGTGCAGGACCGGTGATGTGGTGAGCATTGAGCTGAGCGAGAGCCGTCTGATCAATCACACGACTGGGAAAGAGTATGTGTTGAAGCCGATTGGGGATGCCGGTCCGGTTATCAGTGCTGGTGGCATATTTGCTTATGCTAGAGAGGCTGGGATGATCCCAACTTTGTCTGGTTAGATTTTTTAACAATTTCGGTTAAGTTATGATTCTCCTCTGAATATTGATAGAATGCAATTCTCTTTGTGTTTAGGCTGCTTTTGCTTGCTCTATCACGTTTATCGTTTGTATCCTGGTGACTGTTGTATTATGCtatttaacaaataaaaggCAAATAGTTTTTGCAAGTTCTTTTGATCTGTTTCTTGCAAACCTTGCTATCATGGTTGAAATGGTATTAGTTTCGGCTTGCGAGGTTTAAAGTTTTAGTGTTTGAACTCGTTATGGGATTGGAAATGGATGGTGAGAAATGAGAAGATCACCCCTGACAATGTCTGCAAAAAGTTTATTTAGAGAGgacaaaacattaaaggaaagcATTAGTTATGGAAGCTGAAAGCTGTCCCTAGATTGTAGTTCTAGAAGTTTTGATGTTCATGGTTGTTGAAAGGCAGACTTGGACGGAATGGTCCTATAGTTGGATATAGATAGATGATAACAATGCCAATGCTCTTAGAAGTATCACTAGTGTGCCTTACTGCTATTGTCTTGTTGAAACTGTTATTCACTACTGGCTTATCAGATGCATTTTGGCATTGCATAGATAAAATATATTACCTCCCTTCTTAGCAAGTATTCCCAAGTCTATCCTTCAAACTTCAACTCTATAGTAGTGTTGTGTCTAGCTAGAGATATGATGTGAAAAGAAAGTGAAGGCAAATGGGTTGAATAGGTTAACCCTTGAAAGAGAAATTGCGATTGACTATTAGCTGATCATCTTAATTGACTGTTATGGAACTTTGAACCTGTTTTCATTTATGACTGTATTTTGCTCGTTGCATCAAAGTAAATGATGTAGTTTATGGCATCACATTAGCCAGCGGTCAATTTGAGGTTCACTACTTTAATTTGGAGTCTGTCGCTGACTATCTAACATACAATATAACTGACTCAGTGACTATATCCAACACCCAGTTGATATGCAATGTCTTCTCTCCTTTTTCTTATCTAATTAAGCTGAGGGCTCAGACTTCTCTTCTGCACATTGTATTTGCCAAGGAGTATATCATGTTATCATGGTAGCTGGATAAAAGTCTTTGGTTTGGCAATCGTGGGTTTCGTTACTTTTCTTCAACTCCATCCTCCCAGAAGATTATAATTCACCAGCTTAACTCCCAAAAGACGAATATTGTGGTGTTCTAACAGCGACAGGTGCATAATCTGATAAATAGTTGAAGCCGGCGGAACTATCTTCACATCCTCCTCTTGTATATAAATAATCCATGACTCTACTTCACAAACTAATCCCTTGAAAGATACAAGAAACTTAATTAGTAGTGGTACAAGTGTCGAGACTGTAAATCAAATGTTGGTGTGGGGGTGATATTAGTTTCTACAGTtagcatttttctttttgttctgttttctttttcttttttctgaggGTATCATTGAAATTTTGGGTGACAAAGTTTACATGGAGAGTGAACTCAGCAtatagtagggtggcaatagccacacTCTTTTTTTAATTCCATAAATTGGAACAACGGAACTAACAAACGGATCAAGTACCATGCACAATCTTTGCTTGTGCAGAGCAGAGAGGGCGGATGTTACCCAAAGAACTTTTAATTAAACAAGGAAGTTGCAGAAAAGCTTGACGTACAAGAAATCTCGTTATCTTCCAACAACACCTTTCACATTGCAGATTTAAGTTGCTCTACTTAGGGTTGGATCCAGGATGTCAAGTTTGGGTTAGAATAAtaagctaatttttttttcttgctaaAAGCACATTAATTTAAAATGATTGAGGTTATTTTTAATAGCTATGTGATACACATTTTATCAACtaacattaatttttttgtgtttttttttttttttttttaggggaatagATTATATTCCAGTAATCGAAAGATTATAATGACCGTACAAGGTCAATCTAGGGGATCCGAAAATCACCCATTACATTCACTGCTCTAGGCCTCACCatttggcccttcggccctaaacctaccctaagcccgcccggcccgtagggccaaagcccgacccggcccttgcattagggcgggccggccctttaaaatagggtagggtatgggttgTGCAATTGAAgcccggcccgattgagcccgtaagggccaagcccggcccggccctaccctaaaatttatattttatttaaatttattttctatattacatatttacataaaaagaaataagaaatatgtTATTTTAGAGAATGGGTATTAGATTGAACCCAATTAATTTATGAGGCCTGTTTTGCCTAGACTGAACCCAAAGCCCAAAGTGTTGTCAACTAGGTCATTGACTAGAGTCACTCGACCTAAAGACCCTAAACACTTCCAATTCGCATCAACCACCCTATACTGACATATCTTATCGACTCATccatttgagagagagagagagaagcagtcTGATCCGCGTCGCCGACTCCTAGACCCCGTCGCTGCCCTTCACCGATCTGGCAATCCATCCTCCTTCTCCAATCTGTAAAGCCCTCCTCCTCCGCCTGCAGTCCAGTCCGTCGCAGACCCCGAGACCCATCTTCCTTCCTTGACCTCCTTTGCCGATCCCGAGACCCATCCTCCTTCTCCGATCCGTAAACCCCTCCTCCTCCGCCTGCAGTTCAACCCGCCGCAGACCTCGACCCATCCTCCGCCTGCAGTTCAACCCTTCGCTGCCCGTCGCAGACCTCGAGATCCATCCTCCTCCGCCTTGCAGTCCAACCAGTAGCAGCCCTCCGCTGACTCCGAGGCCTGGCACCGCCCTCTGCTGATCCTGAGACCCAGTCGTCGCCCTTCCCCGACGCCTTTACCAATATAAAACGCAAGCATTCGACTATTTGAGAataaagattgaagcttttgcTTCTGGATAGCATGATGATGGAGATTGCAGAATAAAGACTGAAGCTTTCGAGTTTCACAACTGTGGGTAGTGAAATAACCCGATTGTTTGTCTAGGTACGCCAATTAGCTACTCAATTTAACATTTCCTTTGGTTTTGCAGAGAATTTTTCTAGTTACGGTTCAAATTTGATGACCTACTTGTTGgtgttttctgattttctgttTGGgttgagagatagagagagggaagaagacTCCCACTTGTTGGTGTATTGTTTTGAACTGCACATTACGGTTCTTATAACTAAGTATTGTTTTGAACGAGTCAATCCCAAATATGTGCATAAGTAATCTGCTATTGTTGGTTTATAGATGGTTTAATGTATTGTATTTTaacatatttttgttttgtgttttaacaGATTCATGGGAAGAGAGGATTATTGGATCTTGACTACGGAAGTCTTCAAGAATGACACCTTtcctactattttttttcttgaactGATGTAGGCTACATCATTTAGTAACTTTAGTTTATGTAAATATTGTAATTGATGATATGGAGATTTCAGAATTCAGACTATAAGTCTATGATATTGAAGACATTCAGTGATTTCAGTTATTCAAATTAAGAGGTTAGATCTTTGAGAGTTTGAGTTAAAAAGTGTTAAACTGTTAAACAGAgaaaggcccggcccggccctttcaACCCTTGTGAAATGGGCCttaagggcgggtaagggtttaCATATTGAAGCCCTGGCCCGGCCCTAAGTTTTGTTGACTTGGTCAAAGTCcgccccggcccgaccctaagccctaaaatttagggtagggctggcccaagcccggcccatgatgacccctacactGCTCAAGTAGTGCACTGACTGCACATATAAAATGACTACTAGCCTTGAGTCCCTAGACTACTACATCGTAATCAAAGGGAAGCAACAAAATTCAACTAATAAACCAATATATCCGCCTAAAACTTTTTTGGTGTACATCAATACTGGCCATTGGATTGAACACACTGTTAGCACAAAAATATCACGACATAAACAAGGCCAAAGCCCAATACAACCTCCAAAAATGAGGACCTTTATTGACTaaacaaattaaactaaataacaCAAACTATAAATAAATGAATTTTGAGAAATGGAGGTCATTTACTATACTCAATCCTATCATGAAAAAGAATTGATAAAACTAGAAATACTTTTATGTATAATTagtaaaaaagagaagaaaatgagaattagttaaagaagaaagaaataaaaggaaaagaagaaagaattgaagaagaaagaaaaaaaaaactgactcCATTGGGATCAAACCAACGACCTAATCTGTGGACAAGTAATGCTTTAATCAACTAGTCTATAGAGTATAGATTACTTATGTAAGCATAAAACATTTCATGGTATATAGCTGTTATAGAAAAGTGACTAATTTTAGTTTACCCCCTTGAGGTTTGGGTcgaacatcatgttagtccctgtgatttcaatttaattaataatacccttaaactttctaatttcatcagCCGTGTCTAATTTTACTTGCTCCATCCAAATTGAACGTTAACTCCGACTATAGAGACCACTTTAAGGGCTAAAATAGTTATTTCCTATTTCGGCCAACCAATTCTCTATTTTGATATTGAACCCTctgttactaaaaaaaaaaaaaaaatcttctttgtgttcaagtaaatccagaatatgtgtctggcccaaactctaggttacttgctctagttgtaatagggtttatgtTAGAGATATTAGTAGATATtcaatcattgtacgattatgtttccatgtacaactttatctctatgcttgtaatcctctatataaagaggcccctattattaatgaaagcacgactcaattttcttgcaatttcagttttccttaaacacgttatcagcacgaagctctaaccctgaaaccctaatttcgtagccctcAAATCCGAGCAACCATCGCCGCACACCTTGAAGCCCCCAATCCCAGGAGCCCATAACCGGCAGCGGAGTCACCATAACCGGTGGGAAAAGTACAAAACCACCCCTCCCAGAAGAGAAAACTGATTCCTACCTGGTTCGCTACCTTCATACCTCCTACTACAGTCAAATTTGATCACCATTAGTGCCCTGACTCTCGGATCCAGGAACTGGAATCATATCTCCCAGAACCGGCTATAAAGTTACCGGATCGGGGCAGCAGCTCTGCCagcgaaagaaagaaagaaaaaaaaccagtagaaggaaagaaaaaaaaaaagagaaggaaggaGGCAGCCCACGAAGAAGCGGCCCACATCTTCAGTCAAAGAAGCCCATGTGCtgacagaagaaaagaaagaaaggcatGCGGCCCACGTGccagtagaagaagaagaagaaaaagaaaagaaaagagaggaagcgggcacagaagaagaaaagaaagagaagaaaaagaaaaaagtcaaagaaaaaaaggtaatttttgattaaatgtTTCTGCTTTCCGTACtttcaaattcttttttttttttttttttcggggacttgcaacctcccttcctctatccctctttcttcttcataaggggaccaaaagccgaactatgggggttcgtgctcactccaagcttggagcttgtagagtcctccaaacttagagtttgttgagaagttatgatcgaccacaaacacatcattgttagggatgacaaaaatccccagcggggcgaAGCTCCATTAGATACCCGctcctaatggggggagaattcggagacaaatggggaatggagatggggatccccaatccctgctatctaagattggggatggggcggggatggtattgtgatccccatctccaaacccgccctaataatatatacatatatttaacttatatattttttaatttattttttataatataaatcataaaaatatacatttactactttactttaatggtgttttgactttg contains these protein-coding regions:
- the LOC112177583 gene encoding 3-isopropylmalate dehydratase small subunit 1-like, with amino-acid sequence MREMVYLGKVESLKLGNRSRGSPLPHRPGESNSTTFKLRRRAPSSPLHHYLLSQTLSLSLNPNPPQIPNQHLLSHPRQIPIHPSPLPNPTPRATFSTRASAAASTTPSTTFHGLCYVVGDNIDTDQIIPAEYLTLVPSNPSEYEKLGSYALCGLPASYSTRFVDPNETKSKYSIVIGGANFGCGSSREHAPVALGAAGVAAVVAESYARIFFRNSVATGEVYPLESETRICEECRTGDVVSIELSESRLINHTTGKEYVLKPIGDAGPVISAGGIFAYAREAGMIPTLSG